Within the Streptomyces sp. NBC_00554 genome, the region CGGTCCTGCAGATCTCGATGCCGACCCTCGACCCGGTCCGGCTGATGGAGATCGGCAGGAGGCTGGCGCCGCTGCGCGACGAGGGCGTCCTGATCGTGGGCTCCGGCTTCTTCACGCACAACCTCGCGGCCCTGCGGCACACCGGCGGCGGCGTGCCGTCCTGGTCGAGCGAGTTCGACGACTGGGGCCACCGCGCACTGGACGCCGGTGACGTGGACGCGCTGCTCGACTTCGAGCGCAAGTCCCCGGCGGGCCGTCTCGCCCACCCGCGCACCGAGCACTTCGCGCCCCTCTTCGTGACCATGGGCGCGGCGGACGCGGCCGGCGAGCTGGACGGGCAGAAGTCGGTGATCGACGGGTTCTGGATGGGGATGGCGAAGCGGTCGGTGCAGTTCGGCTGAGCCCAGCCCAGCCCAGCCCAGCCCGTGCCTGGCGGGTCAGAGTTCCTTCTCGTACCAGGCCACATCCCAGTAGCGGCCGAACTTGCGGCCCACCTCGCGGTACGTGCCGACGTGCCGGAACCCGAAGCGTTCGTGCAGCCGCTCGGACGCTTCGTTGGGCTGGGCGATGCCCGCATAGGCGCGGTGCAGGTCCTCGTCGGCCAGGGCCTCGAAGAGGGCCTTGTAGAGGAGGGTGCCGATGCCGCGGCCTGCCGCGTCGGGGGCGAGGTAGATCGTGACCTCGACCGAGGTGGCGTACGCCGGTTTCGCGCGGAACGGGCTGCTGGTGGCGTACCCGTGAATCGCCTGTGAGTTCGCGTCGGCGGCAACCATCAGTCGGTGTGGTCCGTCTTCAGGGTGGGAGAGCAGCCACGAGCGACGCTCTTCCGCAGTGAAGACAGCGGTATCGAATGTGATGGGC harbors:
- a CDS encoding N-acetyltransferase family protein produces the protein MTSERIDVQVRPGFEGDLEALTAIYNHYVRETPITFDTAVFTAEERRSWLLSHPEDGPHRLMVAADANSQAIHGYATSSPFRAKPAYATSVEVTIYLAPDAAGRGIGTLLYKALFEALADEDLHRAYAGIAQPNEASERLHERFGFRHVGTYREVGRKFGRYWDVAWYEKEL
- a CDS encoding dioxygenase, with translation MPALYLSHGAPPLADDPVWPGQLADWSAGLPRPKAILMVSAHWEEAPLALGAVETVPLVYDFWGFPQHYYQVRYAAPGAPELAESVRKLLRAPGTPVQDIPDRGLDHGAYVPLVEMFPEADIPVLQISMPTLDPVRLMEIGRRLAPLRDEGVLIVGSGFFTHNLAALRHTGGGVPSWSSEFDDWGHRALDAGDVDALLDFERKSPAGRLAHPRTEHFAPLFVTMGAADAAGELDGQKSVIDGFWMGMAKRSVQFG